Proteins encoded together in one Microbacterium sp. ABRD28 window:
- a CDS encoding SDR family oxidoreductase, whose product MTPSGRHPDIAGRVVIAFLLSDAAAYVTGAEIPVDGGFASSAGAKVLSDRLRGGVGHS is encoded by the coding sequence ATGACGCCGAGCGGGCGTCATCCGGACATCGCCGGCCGCGTGGTGATCGCGTTCCTGCTCTCGGATGCGGCGGCCTACGTCACGGGCGCGGAGATCCCGGTCGACGGCGGGTTCGCGTCATCCGCGGGGGCCAAGGTGCTCTCCGACCGGCTGAGGGGCGGTGTCGGGCACTCCTGA
- a CDS encoding AAA family ATPase, whose product MLTTLAVAGYRSLRDLVLPLDALTVITGPNGSGKSNLHRAMRLLAQSATGSLIAAIAREGGLPSLLWAGPEFGGTQGTVRREPIAVKLGYASDELGFLVDLGIPQADPQNLFSRDPEIKREQVFAGPVAKPAALLIDRKGAATRVREDSWTTLAQPLAPWESIVTDLADGDTGPELLTLRRTLAGWRFYDHFRVDADAPARAPQIGTRSHTLAHGGENLAAVWATIRDAGFGAELDGAVARAFPGARVQIDAADGRFTLAMRQPGLLRALAAGELSDGTLRYLLLCAALLPARPAPLLVLNEPEASLHPDLLDPLAELIAAASAQSQVIVVTHAERLAGALERSGALTHRLESGTGGTQVAGQGVLDRPAWNWGSR is encoded by the coding sequence GTGCTCACCACCCTCGCCGTCGCCGGGTACCGGTCGCTGCGCGACCTGGTGCTGCCGCTCGACGCGCTGACGGTGATCACCGGCCCGAACGGGTCGGGCAAGTCCAACCTCCACCGGGCGATGCGCCTCCTCGCGCAGTCCGCCACGGGGTCGCTCATCGCGGCGATCGCCCGGGAAGGGGGGCTTCCCTCTCTGCTGTGGGCAGGCCCCGAGTTCGGCGGAACCCAGGGCACCGTGCGGCGCGAACCCATCGCCGTGAAGCTCGGGTACGCCTCGGACGAGCTCGGCTTCCTCGTCGACCTCGGCATTCCGCAGGCCGATCCGCAGAACCTCTTCAGCCGCGACCCCGAGATCAAGCGCGAGCAGGTGTTCGCAGGGCCGGTTGCGAAGCCCGCCGCGCTGCTCATCGACCGCAAGGGTGCGGCGACGCGCGTGCGCGAGGATTCCTGGACGACCCTGGCTCAACCGCTCGCACCGTGGGAGAGCATCGTCACCGACCTCGCCGACGGCGACACGGGGCCCGAGCTCCTGACGCTCCGGCGCACACTCGCCGGCTGGCGGTTCTACGATCACTTCCGCGTCGACGCCGACGCCCCCGCCCGTGCGCCGCAGATCGGCACGCGCTCGCACACCCTGGCGCACGGCGGCGAGAACCTCGCGGCGGTCTGGGCGACCATCCGCGATGCCGGCTTCGGTGCGGAACTCGATGGCGCCGTCGCCCGCGCCTTCCCGGGCGCCCGGGTGCAGATCGACGCGGCGGACGGTCGATTCACCCTGGCGATGCGGCAGCCGGGACTCCTCCGTGCCCTCGCGGCCGGCGAGCTCTCGGACGGCACGCTGCGATATCTGCTGCTTTGCGCGGCACTCCTCCCCGCCCGCCCGGCGCCCCTCCTCGTGCTGAACGAGCCGGAGGCGAGCCTGCACCCCGACCTGCTCGATCCCCTCGCCGAACTCATCGCCGCGGCATCCGCTCAGTCCCAGGTGATCGTCGTCACCCACGCCGAACGTCTGGCCGGAGCGCTCGAGCGATCGGGTGCGCTCACCCATCGACTGGAGAGCGGGACCGGCGGCACGCAGGTCGCGGGGCAGGGAGTGCTCGACCGGCCGGCCTGGAACTGGGGCTCGCGATAG
- a CDS encoding peptide MFS transporter — MDSDDRDRAPEQVPVGPPTGATAADTTERPFGRGEGDHDTRFFGQPWALAHVFGVEMWERFSFYGMQGILLIYLYYSTTQGGLGLLETVAAGIVGAYGGSVYLSTILGAWIADRILGSERVLFYSAIVIMAGHIALALLPGFLGVTVGLILVALGSGGLKANATSVVGTLYTADDPRRDAGFSLFYLGINLGAFFGPLLTGLLQTTMGFHWGFGLAAVGMALGLIQYSFGRKQLPPEASIVPNPLPRHRYGLFLGIGAAGLGLIVAMVLFGVITVDNLSLVVIVVTLAATIAYFFVILSSRRITSTERSRVWGFLPLFITSVAFWSLYQQQFTVVTIYSDQKLNRDIFGWTMPVSWVQSINPIFIIILSGVFATLWLKLGTRQPSTPVKFAIGTMIMGVAFLLFLPFAGGGPNSTPLLALVGILFVFTVAELLVSPVGLSVTTKLAPEMFHTQMVALFFLSVALGTSISGWLAQFFDVNNEGPYFAILGGLAIIVGVGLLVSVKPVLALMKGVK, encoded by the coding sequence ATGGACAGCGATGACCGCGACCGGGCACCCGAGCAGGTCCCCGTCGGACCCCCGACGGGCGCGACAGCGGCGGACACGACCGAGAGACCGTTCGGGCGGGGCGAGGGCGATCACGACACCCGCTTCTTCGGCCAGCCGTGGGCTCTCGCCCACGTGTTCGGTGTGGAGATGTGGGAGCGGTTCAGCTTCTACGGCATGCAGGGCATCCTGCTCATCTACCTGTACTACTCCACGACGCAGGGCGGCCTCGGGCTCCTCGAGACCGTCGCGGCGGGCATCGTCGGCGCCTACGGCGGATCGGTCTACCTCTCCACCATCCTCGGCGCCTGGATCGCCGACCGCATCCTCGGCTCGGAGCGGGTGCTGTTCTACAGCGCGATCGTCATCATGGCGGGGCATATCGCCCTGGCCCTTCTCCCGGGCTTCCTCGGAGTCACCGTCGGCCTCATCCTCGTCGCGCTCGGATCGGGCGGGCTGAAAGCCAACGCCACCTCGGTGGTGGGCACCCTGTACACCGCCGACGACCCGCGTCGCGACGCCGGGTTCTCGCTGTTCTACCTCGGCATCAACCTCGGCGCGTTCTTCGGTCCGCTCCTCACCGGTCTCCTGCAGACGACCATGGGGTTCCACTGGGGCTTCGGCCTGGCCGCGGTCGGCATGGCGCTCGGACTCATCCAGTACTCCTTCGGGCGCAAGCAGCTCCCTCCCGAGGCGAGCATCGTGCCGAACCCGCTCCCGCGCCACCGGTACGGCCTCTTCCTCGGCATCGGCGCCGCCGGGCTCGGCCTGATCGTCGCGATGGTCCTTTTCGGCGTCATCACTGTCGACAACCTCTCGCTGGTCGTCATCGTGGTGACCCTCGCCGCGACGATCGCCTACTTCTTCGTCATCCTCTCCAGCCGCCGCATCACCTCGACCGAGCGCTCGCGGGTCTGGGGATTCCTGCCGCTGTTCATCACCAGCGTCGCGTTCTGGTCGCTGTACCAGCAGCAGTTCACCGTGGTGACGATCTACTCCGACCAGAAGCTGAACCGCGACATCTTCGGCTGGACGATGCCGGTGTCATGGGTGCAGTCGATCAACCCGATCTTCATCATCATCCTCTCGGGCGTCTTCGCGACCCTGTGGCTGAAGCTCGGCACCCGCCAGCCGTCGACGCCGGTGAAGTTCGCCATCGGCACGATGATCATGGGGGTCGCCTTCCTGCTCTTCCTGCCGTTCGCCGGCGGCGGGCCGAACTCCACTCCGCTCCTCGCGCTCGTGGGCATCCTGTTCGTCTTCACCGTCGCCGAGCTGCTGGTCTCTCCGGTCGGCCTGTCGGTGACCACCAAGCTCGCCCCCGAGATGTTCCACACCCAGATGGTGGCGCTGTTCTTCCTCTCGGTCGCGCTCGGCACCTCCATCTCGGGCTGGCTCGCCCAGTTCTTCGACGTGAACAACGAGGGGCCGTACTTCGCCATCCTCGGCGGGCTCGCGATCATCGTGGGCGTCGGGCTGCTGGTGTCGGTGAAGCCCGTGCTGGCGCTGATGAAGGGCGTGAAGTAG